From Phragmitibacter flavus, the proteins below share one genomic window:
- a CDS encoding metal ABC transporter substrate-binding protein → MKSIFTLAAAILSLVIGSSAPAQSQLKVASLHPLLGDLARQVGGQQVQVVDLLKPGGDIHHFEPTAREVSAASGIQMVLASGKGLENYLGKLRDSLGTGVQIIEVGKPIPSIKIDPSNDMFLCCPAHAAGGIDPHWWHSAENMRRAARTIADAFSAADPANATTFKANADTAQKHFAELKKWAQQELAAIPRSDRKLVTAHAAFGYFCKEYGFKSVPILGLAREDEASPKYMTETINVIRDHKIRALFPEDQANPKVLEEIARETGVKIGKPLIADGTSPDAHTFETMLRHNVSAIVAALKP, encoded by the coding sequence ATGAAATCCATCTTTACTCTTGCCGCCGCCATCCTGTCATTGGTCATCGGTTCCTCCGCACCTGCCCAATCGCAGCTCAAGGTCGCCAGCCTGCATCCCCTGCTCGGTGATCTTGCCCGTCAGGTCGGTGGTCAACAGGTTCAGGTAGTCGACCTCCTCAAACCAGGCGGAGACATCCATCACTTCGAACCCACCGCCCGCGAAGTCTCCGCCGCCAGCGGGATCCAGATGGTGCTCGCCTCCGGCAAGGGTCTTGAAAACTACCTCGGCAAACTGCGCGACTCCCTCGGCACCGGTGTCCAGATCATCGAAGTCGGAAAACCCATTCCCTCCATCAAAATCGATCCCAGCAACGACATGTTCCTCTGCTGCCCCGCGCACGCCGCCGGTGGCATCGACCCTCATTGGTGGCACAGTGCCGAGAACATGCGACGCGCCGCGCGCACCATCGCCGATGCCTTCAGCGCTGCTGATCCTGCCAACGCCACGACCTTCAAGGCCAACGCCGACACCGCCCAAAAACATTTCGCCGAACTCAAAAAGTGGGCCCAACAGGAACTTGCGGCCATTCCCCGATCCGATCGCAAGCTGGTCACCGCCCACGCCGCCTTCGGATACTTCTGCAAAGAATACGGTTTTAAAAGCGTCCCCATCCTTGGCCTTGCCCGTGAAGACGAGGCCTCTCCCAAATACATGACCGAAACCATCAATGTCATCCGCGACCACAAAATCCGCGCCCTCTTTCCTGAAGACCAGGCCAATCCGAAAGTTCTCGAAGAAATCGCCCGCGAAACCGGCGTCAAAATCGGCAAACCTCTCATCGCCGACGGCACCTCACCCGATGCCCACACCTTCGAAACCATGCTGCGTCACAACGTCTCCGCGATTGTCGCGGCGTTGAAGCCCTAG
- the lepA gene encoding translation elongation factor 4, with translation MSIELTRNFSIIAHIDHGKTTLSDRLMGATNTVAQRDEKAQLLDSMDLERERGITIKSHPVTMSYKAKDGKTYKLNLLDTPGHVDFSYEVSRSLAACEGALLLVDASQGVEAQTVANLNLAMQQNLYVIPVINKVDLPSADVARCKRQLEDILQLSADEAVPASAKMGIGIIDILESVVRLVPAPVSLGEDYLRASVFDSIFDAYRGVVTYVRVFSGTIVRGQKIRMMSTGLDYEVKEVGVFRPKMFAMDKLEVGDVGYLIANVKTTADVKIGDTVTEMRRPAPEALPGFKEIHPLVFSGIYPISSDDFESLKMAVGKLQINDAAFTFMAESSAALGFGFRCGFLGLLHMEIIQERLRREFNMDVISTYPSVIYEVKKTNGEEMIVDNPSFLPSVQVIEEIREPMVKIFLMVPNEYIGDMMQLVMDKRGQVEHTETLDDNRVMLQSLIPLNEILVDFNDKLKSITRGYGSMDYEHAGYQPADLVKMEMLIAGDPVDAFACIVHRSKAEARGRALAAKLKEVIPQQLFVVSIQAAIGGKIIASERISALRKDVTAKCYGGDISRKRKLLEKQKEGKKRMKSIGKVNIPQEAFIQVLKSGD, from the coding sequence ATGTCCATCGAACTCACCCGCAACTTCTCCATCATCGCCCACATCGACCACGGCAAGACCACGCTTTCCGACCGCCTCATGGGAGCGACCAACACCGTTGCCCAACGCGATGAAAAAGCCCAGCTCCTCGATTCCATGGACCTCGAGCGCGAACGCGGCATCACCATCAAATCCCACCCCGTCACCATGAGCTACAAGGCCAAGGACGGCAAAACCTACAAACTCAACCTCCTCGACACCCCCGGCCACGTCGACTTCTCCTACGAAGTCTCCCGCTCCCTCGCTGCCTGCGAAGGTGCCCTGCTCCTCGTCGATGCCTCCCAGGGCGTCGAAGCCCAGACCGTCGCCAACCTCAACCTTGCCATGCAGCAAAATCTGTATGTCATCCCTGTCATCAACAAAGTCGACCTCCCCAGCGCCGACGTCGCCCGCTGCAAACGCCAGCTCGAAGACATCCTGCAACTCTCCGCCGACGAAGCCGTCCCTGCCTCCGCCAAAATGGGCATCGGCATCATCGACATCCTCGAATCCGTCGTCCGCCTCGTCCCCGCCCCCGTCTCTCTCGGCGAAGACTACCTCCGAGCCTCCGTCTTCGACTCCATCTTCGATGCCTACCGCGGCGTCGTCACCTATGTCCGCGTCTTCAGCGGCACCATCGTTCGCGGCCAAAAAATCCGCATGATGTCCACCGGACTCGACTACGAAGTCAAAGAAGTCGGCGTCTTCCGCCCCAAGATGTTCGCCATGGACAAACTCGAAGTTGGCGACGTCGGTTACCTCATCGCCAACGTGAAAACCACCGCCGACGTCAAAATCGGCGACACCGTCACCGAGATGCGCCGCCCCGCCCCCGAAGCCCTCCCCGGCTTCAAGGAAATCCACCCCCTCGTCTTCAGCGGCATCTATCCCATCAGCTCCGACGACTTCGAATCCCTGAAAATGGCCGTCGGCAAACTGCAAATCAACGACGCCGCCTTCACCTTCATGGCGGAAAGCTCCGCCGCCCTCGGCTTCGGCTTCCGCTGCGGCTTCCTCGGCCTCCTCCACATGGAGATCATCCAGGAACGTCTCCGTCGCGAGTTCAACATGGACGTCATCAGCACGTATCCGTCCGTCATTTACGAAGTCAAAAAGACCAACGGCGAAGAAATGATCGTCGACAACCCCAGCTTCCTCCCCTCCGTTCAGGTCATCGAAGAAATTCGTGAGCCCATGGTGAAAATCTTCCTCATGGTCCCCAACGAATACATCGGCGACATGATGCAGCTCGTCATGGACAAACGCGGTCAGGTCGAGCACACCGAGACCCTGGACGACAACCGCGTCATGCTGCAGTCGCTCATCCCCCTCAACGAGATCCTCGTCGACTTCAACGACAAGCTGAAGTCCATCACCCGCGGTTACGGCAGCATGGACTACGAACACGCCGGCTACCAGCCCGCCGACCTCGTCAAAATGGAAATGCTCATCGCCGGCGACCCCGTCGACGCCTTCGCCTGCATCGTCCACCGCAGCAAAGCCGAGGCCCGTGGCCGTGCCCTCGCCGCCAAGCTCAAAGAAGTCATCCCCCAGCAATTGTTTGTTGTCTCCATCCAGGCCGCCATCGGTGGCAAGATCATTGCCAGCGAACGCATCAGCGCCCTGAGAAAAGACGTCACCGCCAAATGTTACGGCGGCGACATCTCTCGTAAGCGCAAGCTGCTCGAGAAGCAGAAAGAAGGCAAAAAGCGCATGAAGAGCATCGGCAAAGTCAACATTCCCCAGGAAGCCTTCATTCAGGTTCTCAAAAGCGGCGACTAG
- a CDS encoding DUF2199 domain-containing protein — translation MLIFLGWVAMVMFMGSRKNKKIDGFSCKECGRVHAFGSMDMAFHRPSAYFDVPEEERASRCKESDDLCRIDGERHFIRGMALISIVDLDDTFAWGMWAEVSKEDFNGYLRAYSVDGSLLPRFPGRLSVEDFGYRGLEGHEVAIQLGKSSERPEFYLTPSDHAFYRDQIQGITYHRSREILHAMDGRHPDPNKD, via the coding sequence ATGTTGATTTTTTTGGGTTGGGTCGCGATGGTGATGTTTATGGGTTCGCGCAAGAACAAGAAGATCGATGGATTCTCATGCAAGGAATGTGGACGGGTGCATGCATTTGGTTCGATGGACATGGCTTTTCATCGGCCAAGCGCTTATTTTGACGTTCCCGAGGAGGAGCGGGCGTCTCGCTGCAAGGAGAGTGATGATTTGTGCAGGATTGATGGTGAGCGGCATTTCATCCGCGGGATGGCGTTGATATCCATCGTGGATTTGGACGATACCTTTGCATGGGGAATGTGGGCGGAAGTTTCGAAGGAGGATTTTAATGGCTATTTGAGGGCCTATTCGGTGGATGGATCATTGTTGCCACGGTTTCCAGGCAGGTTGTCGGTAGAGGACTTTGGATATCGCGGACTCGAAGGGCATGAAGTGGCCATTCAGTTGGGCAAGTCTTCAGAACGCCCGGAGTTCTACCTGACGCCGTCGGATCACGCGTTTTATCGGGATCAGATTCAAGGGATTACCTATCACCGATCAAGAGAGATTCTACACGCGATGGACGGGCGGCATCCTGATCCGAACAAGGATTGA
- a CDS encoding ATP-binding cassette domain-containing protein yields MLELHNISLSVLRDGENQSLLENIHFSVPSGHLLAIVGPSGCGKTTLMKTIAGLKEEDTGEILWQGRNLAEDGDLHPSELGYVPQFSIAHELLTIEECVTSAITLRTRQNDDESATALLDQTLKSTGLTALRDRQVKILSGGQKRRLGLALEIVTQPTLLLCDEVTSGLDPKSEREITQLLHDLARADRNRIVINVTHNLGNLSLYDTVLVLHEGRVIYHGPPRALAHYFSVEHAEDIYPKLARRSAERWADSWDRHRDAYYATYELAPPGTLEPIDKPKIVSDREPGKISLPKAKAPSIEDDEDSQSPPPVEPQETKPHHKRKHHRHEVDEAHELPGFLTQTIELLTRRWTIFWRDRSQLWLQLAMLLGFPLLVVIFGFEGIPQVRTLSQRADANFIVEAQERSAHLQSQLNAGGLVSGLILMQIVLVTLMASNNAAREIASERDILERERLGGLSSSAYITSKVLFLGGFVVAQTVWMGLFVELLCHGIPGSLLIKLLLLLLSSAAMSAICLGISALMRTPEKATILSIYLVGFQLPLSGAVLALPKSIEPLAQPFIAAYWGWSGSLSTMKATAFYDAVRQVTTTTLAPWNIAAFVLLLHIIIGLALAYIGTKRTQWD; encoded by the coding sequence ATGCTAGAACTCCACAACATCTCGCTCAGCGTCCTCCGCGACGGGGAAAATCAGTCCCTCCTCGAAAACATCCACTTCAGCGTCCCCTCCGGCCACCTGCTCGCCATCGTTGGACCCTCCGGCTGCGGCAAAACCACCCTGATGAAAACCATCGCCGGCCTCAAGGAGGAAGACACCGGCGAAATCCTCTGGCAGGGTCGCAACCTTGCTGAAGACGGCGACCTTCACCCCTCCGAACTCGGCTATGTTCCGCAGTTCAGCATCGCCCACGAGCTCCTCACCATCGAAGAATGCGTCACCAGCGCCATCACCCTGCGCACCCGCCAGAACGACGACGAATCGGCGACCGCCCTGCTCGACCAAACCCTCAAAAGCACCGGCCTCACCGCCCTGCGCGACCGACAGGTCAAAATCCTCTCCGGCGGCCAGAAACGCCGACTCGGCCTCGCCCTTGAAATCGTCACCCAACCCACCCTGCTTCTCTGCGACGAAGTCACCAGCGGACTCGATCCCAAATCCGAACGTGAGATCACCCAGCTCCTTCACGACCTCGCCCGCGCCGACCGCAACCGCATCGTCATCAACGTTACCCACAACCTCGGCAACCTTTCCCTCTACGACACCGTCCTCGTGCTGCACGAAGGCCGCGTCATCTACCACGGTCCGCCCCGCGCTCTCGCCCATTATTTCAGCGTCGAACACGCCGAAGACATCTATCCCAAACTCGCCCGTCGCAGCGCCGAACGCTGGGCCGATTCCTGGGACCGCCATCGCGACGCCTACTACGCCACCTACGAACTTGCCCCTCCCGGCACTCTCGAGCCCATCGACAAACCAAAAATCGTCAGCGATCGCGAACCCGGCAAAATTTCCCTCCCCAAAGCCAAGGCTCCCAGCATTGAAGACGACGAAGATTCTCAATCTCCCCCTCCCGTCGAACCCCAGGAAACCAAACCCCACCACAAGCGCAAACACCACCGCCACGAAGTCGACGAAGCCCACGAACTCCCCGGCTTCCTCACCCAGACCATCGAACTCCTCACCCGTCGCTGGACTATCTTCTGGCGCGACCGCTCCCAGCTCTGGCTGCAGCTCGCCATGCTGCTCGGCTTTCCCCTCCTCGTCGTCATTTTCGGCTTCGAAGGCATCCCTCAAGTGCGCACCCTCTCCCAACGCGCCGACGCCAACTTCATCGTCGAGGCACAGGAGCGCAGCGCCCATCTGCAAAGCCAGCTCAATGCCGGAGGGCTCGTCTCCGGACTCATCCTCATGCAGATCGTGCTCGTCACCCTGATGGCCTCCAACAACGCCGCCCGCGAAATCGCCAGCGAGCGCGACATTCTTGAACGCGAACGCCTCGGCGGACTCAGCAGCTCCGCCTACATCACCAGCAAAGTCCTCTTCCTCGGCGGCTTCGTGGTCGCCCAAACCGTCTGGATGGGCCTCTTCGTTGAACTCCTCTGTCACGGCATCCCCGGCAGCCTTCTCATCAAACTCCTGCTCCTGCTCCTATCGAGTGCCGCTATGAGCGCCATCTGTCTCGGCATCTCCGCCCTCATGCGCACCCCCGAAAAAGCCACCATCCTCAGCATCTACCTCGTTGGATTTCAACTCCCCCTCAGCGGTGCCGTGCTCGCCCTGCCCAAATCCATCGAACCCCTCGCCCAACCCTTCATCGCCGCCTACTGGGGTTGGTCCGGCAGCTTGAGCACCATGAAAGCCACCGCCTTTTACGATGCCGTCAGACAAGTCACCACCACCACCCTTGCTCCCTGGAACATCGCCGCCTTCGTCCTCCTTTTGCACATCATCATCGGCCTCGCCCTCGCCTATATCGGCACCAAACGCACCCAGTGGGATTGA
- a CDS encoding bifunctional aldolase/short-chain dehydrogenase → MQSLWNDQEAAEFGTDLLGQRVYTSRLLGRDSALVLHGGGNTSVKVEEKDFFGEPVSLCYVKGSGWDLATIERGGFAPVKLDALFKMAELATMSDTDMVTQQRVAMTDPAAPTPSVEAILHGVLPFRFVDHTHADAIAALTCHADAEARVKEVYGDRVLVIPYVMPGFILAKTIYDLIKGRDLKAEGIVGMVLLQHGIFSFDDDAKKSYELMIELVTQAEDWLAAKSKAVAKSEVAVTEDLLGLAKLRKTVSKVRGFAQIAKLNASPEAVAYASRADIADVGTRGTLTPDHTIRTKRTPVVVGDDAEAAVLAYAEEYAAYFKRNAKAETMLDAAPRFALWNGKGIVSFGDSVKDAGIVADIAEHTAATIQLAEAVGRWTPLPEKDLFEIEYWELEQAKLRKGPARKVHQGKVALVTGCAAGIGFAIAESLAEQGAQVIGLDIDKDIPEIMKKIGGIGIVVNLTEDEPVQEAIEFVIREFGGLDVVVSNAGIFPKNEHLDQMKQGDWDRTILINLTSHQKLMHRVIPYVKQGIDASIIFVGSRNFKAPGPGASAYSCSKAALTQLCRVAALELAPDRVRVNIVHPDAVFDTKLWTPEALQRSAERYGMTVDEYKTKNLMKVEIKSKDIGNMVSAMASPLFSKVTGAQIPVDGGNDRVI, encoded by the coding sequence ATGCAAAGTCTCTGGAACGATCAAGAAGCCGCTGAGTTTGGAACCGATCTGCTCGGTCAACGTGTTTACACTTCACGGCTGCTGGGGCGTGATTCCGCACTGGTGCTGCACGGCGGCGGGAATACGTCGGTGAAGGTCGAGGAGAAGGACTTTTTTGGTGAGCCGGTGTCGCTTTGTTATGTGAAAGGATCAGGCTGGGATTTGGCGACGATTGAGCGTGGTGGGTTTGCGCCCGTGAAGCTGGATGCGCTGTTCAAGATGGCGGAGCTGGCGACGATGTCGGACACCGACATGGTGACCCAACAACGGGTGGCGATGACCGATCCTGCGGCTCCCACGCCGTCGGTGGAGGCGATTTTGCATGGGGTGCTGCCGTTCCGATTTGTGGATCATACGCATGCAGATGCGATTGCGGCGTTGACCTGTCATGCCGATGCCGAGGCGCGTGTGAAGGAAGTTTATGGCGACCGGGTGCTGGTGATTCCGTATGTGATGCCAGGATTTATTCTGGCGAAGACGATTTACGATTTGATCAAGGGTCGCGATTTGAAAGCGGAAGGGATTGTCGGCATGGTGCTGTTGCAGCACGGGATTTTTTCGTTCGATGACGATGCGAAGAAAAGCTATGAGCTGATGATTGAGCTGGTGACGCAGGCGGAGGACTGGCTGGCGGCGAAGAGCAAGGCGGTCGCGAAGAGTGAAGTGGCGGTGACGGAGGATTTGCTGGGCTTGGCGAAACTGCGCAAGACGGTTTCGAAAGTGCGTGGATTTGCCCAGATTGCGAAGTTGAACGCGTCGCCCGAGGCGGTGGCTTATGCGAGTCGTGCGGACATTGCGGATGTGGGAACGAGGGGCACGTTGACGCCGGATCACACCATTCGCACCAAGCGGACTCCGGTGGTGGTGGGCGATGATGCAGAGGCGGCGGTGCTGGCTTATGCGGAAGAATATGCGGCGTATTTCAAACGCAATGCCAAGGCTGAGACGATGCTCGATGCGGCACCGCGTTTTGCTTTGTGGAATGGCAAGGGGATCGTGAGTTTTGGCGATTCGGTCAAGGATGCGGGGATCGTGGCGGACATCGCGGAGCACACGGCGGCGACCATTCAACTCGCGGAAGCGGTGGGTCGTTGGACGCCGTTGCCTGAGAAGGATTTGTTCGAGATTGAATATTGGGAACTGGAACAGGCCAAGTTGCGCAAGGGTCCGGCTCGCAAAGTTCATCAGGGCAAGGTGGCCTTGGTAACGGGTTGTGCGGCGGGGATTGGTTTTGCGATTGCCGAGAGCCTGGCGGAGCAGGGAGCGCAGGTGATCGGACTGGACATCGACAAGGACATCCCGGAGATCATGAAGAAGATCGGCGGCATCGGCATCGTGGTGAATCTTACTGAAGATGAGCCGGTGCAGGAGGCGATTGAGTTTGTGATCCGTGAGTTTGGCGGGCTCGATGTTGTCGTGAGCAATGCGGGGATTTTCCCGAAGAACGAGCATCTGGATCAGATGAAGCAGGGGGATTGGGATCGCACGATTTTGATCAACCTGACCAGTCATCAGAAGTTGATGCACCGGGTGATTCCGTATGTGAAGCAGGGGATCGATGCGAGCATCATTTTTGTGGGCAGCCGCAACTTCAAGGCTCCGGGGCCTGGGGCTTCGGCTTATTCATGCAGCAAGGCGGCGTTGACGCAGCTTTGCCGGGTGGCGGCGTTGGAGTTGGCTCCGGATCGGGTGCGGGTGAACATTGTGCATCCCGATGCGGTGTTTGATACCAAGCTCTGGACGCCGGAAGCTTTGCAGCGCAGTGCGGAGCGTTATGGCATGACGGTGGACGAATACAAGACCAAGAACCTCATGAAGGTGGAGATCAAGAGCAAGGACATCGGAAACATGGTGTCGGCGATGGCTTCGCCGTTGTTCTCCAAGGTGACGGGCGCGCAGATTCCGGTGGATGGTGGCAACGATCGTGTGATTTGA
- a CDS encoding aspartate aminotransferase family protein, whose product MNDDLTSQYTIPNYRRYDFWPERGQGAYVWDRDGKKYLDFAGGVAVNPLGHCHPEVVAAVKGQVEKLIHVSNWFQIPQQGELAKVLVEEILQIPGKCFFGNSGAEANEGLIKLARRYGVLKTKADGSPRYEILTFTGSFHGRTFATMSATAQEKIHGGFGPLVPGFTYLPFNDVAALKAAVNENTVGILLEPVQGESGVNPATAEFLRAAAALRDEHDLVLLFDEIQCGLGRAGHTAGWRCIVPGDEIRPDGVSFAKSIGSGYALGAFWARDRSIGDAAGTSLSDILGAGSHGSTYGGSPLACVTALATLEVILRDKLPEHAQKMGAMIAETAGGWNLPALTAVRAFGFMIGFQLNVQRIEANEEFKASGQLASLWIAQKCLDAGLVSVPAGPKVIRWLAPLNTTEAEVAEGLEIFRGVLAAV is encoded by the coding sequence ATGAATGACGACCTGACGAGCCAATACACGATTCCCAATTATCGCCGTTATGATTTCTGGCCGGAGCGCGGTCAGGGGGCCTATGTGTGGGATCGTGATGGCAAAAAGTATCTGGATTTTGCAGGTGGCGTGGCGGTGAATCCGCTGGGTCATTGTCACCCTGAAGTGGTGGCGGCGGTCAAGGGGCAGGTGGAGAAGCTGATCCACGTGTCGAACTGGTTTCAAATTCCGCAGCAGGGCGAGCTGGCGAAGGTGCTGGTGGAGGAGATTTTGCAGATTCCTGGGAAGTGTTTTTTTGGCAACAGCGGGGCGGAGGCGAATGAGGGATTGATCAAGCTGGCGCGTCGTTACGGCGTGTTGAAAACAAAGGCGGATGGTTCGCCGAGGTATGAGATTTTGACCTTCACCGGGAGCTTTCATGGTCGGACGTTTGCGACGATGAGTGCGACGGCGCAGGAGAAAATCCATGGGGGATTTGGTCCGCTGGTCCCGGGATTCACTTATTTGCCGTTCAATGATGTGGCCGCGCTGAAAGCAGCGGTGAATGAGAACACGGTGGGGATTTTGCTGGAACCGGTGCAGGGCGAAAGCGGAGTGAATCCGGCCACGGCGGAGTTTTTGCGTGCGGCAGCGGCTTTGCGCGATGAGCACGATCTGGTGCTGTTGTTTGATGAGATCCAGTGCGGTCTTGGTCGCGCCGGGCATACGGCTGGTTGGCGCTGCATCGTGCCGGGCGATGAGATTCGTCCGGATGGGGTGAGTTTTGCGAAGTCAATTGGCAGCGGTTACGCGTTGGGCGCGTTCTGGGCGAGGGATCGTTCAATTGGCGACGCGGCGGGCACTTCGTTGAGTGATATTTTGGGTGCAGGCAGTCATGGAAGCACTTATGGGGGTTCACCATTGGCCTGTGTGACGGCGTTGGCAACCTTGGAGGTGATTCTGCGGGACAAATTGCCGGAGCATGCGCAGAAGATGGGCGCGATGATTGCGGAGACGGCAGGTGGTTGGAATTTGCCCGCGTTGACGGCAGTGCGGGCGTTCGGTTTCATGATCGGCTTTCAGCTGAATGTCCAACGGATTGAAGCGAATGAGGAGTTCAAGGCGAGTGGTCAACTGGCCTCTTTGTGGATCGCGCAGAAGTGCCTTGATGCCGGGTTGGTGTCGGTTCCGGCCGGTCCGAAAGTGATTCGCTGGCTGGCTCCGTTGAATACGACGGAAGCCGAGGTAGCGGAGGGATTGGAGATCTTTAGAGGCGTGCTGGCAGCGGTGTAG